The Mucilaginibacter rubeus genomic interval TAATCGCGCTGAGTACCGTAGGCAAGGTTTTTCCTTACATAAAGTAAGGTTTCCAGTTCAGCAACTATTGGCAGCTCAATGCTATATTCCTTTCCATCCCCGCCTTTATCGGTATATTTTGAGCCGTACATATCGGCGTAAAAAACACAGGGATAACCGGCTTCGCGCAGCAAAATCAGCGCATAGGCAAGCGGCTTAAACCAGGCGTCAACCGGCTGCTCCAACGATTGCAGCGGCTGGGTGTCATGATTTTCAACCAGTGTAACGGCACGCTCGGGATTGGCACTTACCAGGGTATTATCAAAAATTGTAGTGAGATCATAATCTTTACCTGCCTTTGAAGCCTGGTGAATATTATCATGCAATGGCGCGTCAAAAAGCGACATACGCCCTTCTGTTGCCTCAATATATTTTAACAGTTTGGGCAAATCAAAGGCCCAGTACTCGCCAACGGTAAAAAACTCATGCTTAAACTCGTTGCGCATATAATCAAGCCATTCGTTATAAAAGCCATGATCCATATGTTTAATAGCATCGAGCCGGAAGCCATTGAACTTCGCGGTTTCAAAATACCATTTACCCCAGTTTTTGAGCTCCTGCCTCACACTTGGGTTGCGGGTGTCAATATCTGAAAGCATGAGGTAATCGTAGTTACCATTTTCATCGTCAAGCACATCCTCCCAGCCTTCGCCATATTGGTTTTGGATGCTGAAGATGGCGGTTTCCTTTTTATAGGCATCATAGTCGATACCCGAAAAGCATTGCCAGTCCCATATAAATTTGGAGTATTTGCCTTTACGGCCAGGAAATGTGAATTTGGTGTACGCCCCTATCTCGTAAACATCGCTTATAAATTCGTTACGGTTAGCCGGGTCAACCTTTCGGGCGTTCACTTTCTCAATTTCATCGGCACCGCCCATGTGATTTAGCACCACATCAACATAAACCTTCAACTGCGCTTTTTGCGCGGCAGCAATAGCGTCAAGGTATTCCTGTTTTGTGCCGTATTTTGTGGGGATAGTACCTTTTTGATCAAACTCACCAAGGTCATAAATATCATAAACATCGTACCCGGCCGAATAGCCACCGCTTGCTGCTTTGTAAGCCGGTGGCAACCAAACCGAGTCGATCCCTTTTTTCTTCAGATTTTGCGCGTCATTTTTTAACTGATTCCACAATCTGCCTCCGGCGGGGTAATACCATTCAAAAAACTGCAGCATTGTAAAATTTTCCATGCGTTTAAATTAAGTATGCCATTTTATAGTTGATACTTAACTAAATATACGCAGAAAGGTTTTATCGGACCTTAACCCCAATATTAAATCACTGTAAATCAAAAAACTCAGGAAGCGTGCATTTGATGGATCTTTTCTTTGGCGCTATCCAGCAATGACTCATTGCAACCGCTTTCGTCAACAAGCTCGGCAATACGGTAGCTGTAATATTCGCGCTTTAATACCGCAGGTGCAATATTAAACGCATTGGCAAGCAGCATCAATTTTTCTGGGTTGAAAGCAACCTCGCCCCGTTCTATCTGGTTTAAATTTTCCGTTTCTAAACCGAGTTTTTCGGCGAGTGCCGGTTGTGTTATGTTAAGTAAATTTCGTTGCTGGCTAATGAAAAGGCCAAAATGGCTTAAAGTGGGCATTACGTTGCTGATGTTAACCGCCGGGGTAACTTCCGCAACCTCATAATCGGAATTGATATGTTGTACAAACAGATGCCTTGCACTTTTAAACAACATAGAAAAACGATAAGCCATCTGATCGAATAAGCTTTCGTCTATACTGTAATTGACATTGCCCTTTATCCCGTAAACCTTCAGGATGCCCAGGTTTTTAAGCTCGGCCACGTGTTTGTTTATGGTTTCGATGTTGAAGGGGATCTCGTAAAGCATTTCGCGCTTTACCACATTATTATGTTCAATAATTATCCTGATAATGGCTACCCTTACCGGCAGCGCCAGGGCCTTGGCAAAATTTGATAACTCTTTATCGTTATCGTCAAAATTGGTATATGAATAGGAAACTGGCATTTTAATAAATATGAAAGTTTATCACGCTTAAAACCGCGGATAAACAATGGTGACACGGCCCAGAAGCCGGATAAAATAAACCGATGATCAACTAAAATAGAGTTACCGCAGATAGGTTATCAATTACTGATAATACACGGCTTTGCCATCCGTTAAACAATAATTTGCCGGTTGACCAGATACAGAGGATGGGATAAAGTTTTACTGAGGTTTAAGAACCTGATATGCCGGTAGGTAACCCGCTTCCTGAACCCGAAAAGAAAAGGATATAGAAGCAGTAAAAAGAAGGAGAGCCTCAAACGCAAACTGACAACGGGGTGTGCCAATTTTTTTTGAATGGCCGTCATTATGGACAGGCTACCATCCCGGTATTGAATGATCCGCTTGCTAAATGATTTATCGAGCAGGAAGATGTTGATTTTTACCGGAGGGTGCTGCCTGTTAAAAATCATGAAACCAACAAAAGGCTTGGCCACAAACATTAGTGTAGCAAACAATAAGACAAGCTTAAGTTTATATTGCGGTTTCATTAACGTAAAGTTATATCTCTAATTTAACCTCAATGTTAAATTTCAGATTACATCAAAGTTATCTGAAGATTATTTTTGCGCACTAATTACAAGCGCGCCATAATGGAGCAGCGCCGTTCCTCCGGTATTCTGCGATTGGAACAATGCCGCAACCTCTTCCTTTATTTTATTTTTAGTTGGCTCATCGGCCTGCGACATCGCAGCTACTATTGGGGCGCCAACTTCCATCATCATTTGCCAGTAACGGTCAAAGCTTCCGTAATCTACCTGTCCGGTTAGCTCAATTGGTGTTATATCATTAAAACCCGCCTGCTTTAACAAATTGGCAATAACATCCGGCTTTGCACAGCGAAACATTCCCGGAGAACCCGGAGGCGGGGCAGGCAATATCACGTGCTTCTGGATAACACTCATAATGGTGGTAACCCAGTTATTTTGTTCGGGGCCTGCCCATACGGCAGTGGCAAAGCGACCACCTGGCTTTAGCACCCTGTAAATTTCATTGGCAGCCAGCTGCATATCCGGAAAAAACATGAACCCCATGCGGCAACTGACGGCATTAAATGATTCGGTATCAAAAGGTAATTCACTTACGTCGGCAATTTGAGCTTTGTAGTTTTTTACTCCCTTAGCCGCGGCATTTGCCCTGGCTATCTCCAGCATACCTTCGGCGAGGTCGGTACCTGTTACTGTTCCATTAGGTGTTAAAGCAGCAATGGTTAAGCCGGGTTCGCCGGTTCCGGCAGCTATGTCCAGCACATCGTCTCCATCTTTTATCTTTAGGCTATCAATAATGGCATCGCCCATGGGTTTCAAAAAACGCATGTTAAACTCGTCCCACTTTTTCCATCCGGGCGAAAACTTATTCCATGATTGCTTTTGCTGATCGCGGATCTGTTCCAATTGATTTTCCATAGCCAATAATAATACAGTATGATCAGCATAAATTTAACACAATTACCGTCAATATGTTACATCAAAAATCCCCTCATTATTTAAAACAAAAAACCCCTGCCGGTTATGGCAAGGGTTTTAAAGTTCTTAACTACAAATGCTATTTATCTTCCCGTATCGCTTTCATGCCTTTAGTCCAGCGCAGCAGTTGGTCAAGCATGATCTTGGCGTTTTTGTCAAGCCTTTCATCCGCGGTAAAATTATTATCCTCGTCAACAAACTGGTTTAATTGAGGAATATTGACCATTTCGGCAAGTGCAACATTCTTTAACGAAAGCAGATCTGTTTTTAAACTCATAACCGCCCTTACACCTGCAAACGGACCAATAGAATAGCTTACAATACCGCTCGGCTTATAAGCCCATTCGTGTACCAGGTATTCTATGGCATTTTTAAGTGGTGCGGGATAGCTGTAATCATATTCGGCAGTCACAAAAATAAAAGCGTCGGCTTCTTCAATTTTAGCGCTCCACTGTTTAGTGTGTTCGTGTTCATATTGCTTAAGGGCGGGGTGAACAGGCTCGTTCATCAGGGGTAGGTTAAGCTCGCCCAGGTCAACCATTTCGGCTTCAAAGCCATGATTGTTAGCCACCTCAGTTATCCATTTGGCAACAGCAGGCCCTTTACGGCCCGGACGTACGGTAGAAGTTATTACTTTGAGTTTATACATGTTTATCAGTTTAGTTGCTGTAAATATTGGCAATTCACTGCAACTACACCTAAACAAAAAACAAGATTGATAAAAACTTTACAAATGCTATTTAAGTATCAGCACCGGGTTTGTAGCGTTTATTGACAAGGCCTCGGTGATACTGCTATGAGTTAAATTATAGAAAAAGCTATGTTTGCCCGGCAAAGCGATGATCAGTTGTACAGATTGCTCTTTGGCAAAATTGAGTATCCCCCGTACAATATTTTTATCGTCCGAGTAGTGAAGCTTACACTCATAGCAATTTACGAGTTGTTTTACCGAAGCCTCAAACTCCTCTTCGCGCCCGATGTGTTTGTTTTTCGGGTCGACATAAAGCAGCATCAGTTTGGGGTTAAGCCAACTGTGTGAGGTATTAAGTCCTTGTAAAACGCCAAGCCGGGCAACGGCTTCCAGATCACAGGGCACCAACGCCTGCTCTATTTTCTGATAATTACAATTGGGTGGAATGATCAATACTTTTACCGAACTGCTTTTTGCAATTTCGATCACCTGCTCGCCAATCATGCTTAGTTCGTGCCCCATATCGCCCCCAACAATCATCAAATCGGGATGCTGATCTTCAACTACATCATGTATGGCCCTGATAATTGGTTCGGTGCTAACTACTGTTTCGATCTCTATATTTTCATGACAGCGGTTTTTCAGTTTTTTCATGAGCTCCTTAAGCTCAACTTCAATTTTTTGCCGTTCATTTTCAATATCATCCGGGCTTATCAGCAAATAGTCTGGGGAGGGAAGGATTTGTTCATATACCGATGTGTAATAGCTTTTAAGAAGGATAATTTTCTTGACCGGCATATCACAACCCATATCGGCTGCATATTTAATGGCGTTGGTATTGGTGTCGGAAAAATCTACGGGTATTAATATAGTTTTCATAACAAACAATTTAGGTACGTACGAAACCCGTGCGCTTAATGCTAAATTTACGATTTGTTTAACTATTTTAATACATTATTTTGTTGTTAAAACTCCAATAAAACCTTCCCTCCTTTATCATAAGCCAAAG includes:
- a CDS encoding class I SAM-dependent methyltransferase → MENQLEQIRDQQKQSWNKFSPGWKKWDEFNMRFLKPMGDAIIDSLKIKDGDDVLDIAAGTGEPGLTIAALTPNGTVTGTDLAEGMLEIARANAAAKGVKNYKAQIADVSELPFDTESFNAVSCRMGFMFFPDMQLAANEIYRVLKPGGRFATAVWAGPEQNNWVTTIMSVIQKHVILPAPPPGSPGMFRCAKPDVIANLLKQAGFNDITPIELTGQVDYGSFDRYWQMMMEVGAPIVAAMSQADEPTKNKIKEEVAALFQSQNTGGTALLHYGALVISAQK
- a CDS encoding NADPH-dependent FMN reductase; this encodes MYKLKVITSTVRPGRKGPAVAKWITEVANNHGFEAEMVDLGELNLPLMNEPVHPALKQYEHEHTKQWSAKIEEADAFIFVTAEYDYSYPAPLKNAIEYLVHEWAYKPSGIVSYSIGPFAGVRAVMSLKTDLLSLKNVALAEMVNIPQLNQFVDEDNNFTADERLDKNAKIMLDQLLRWTKGMKAIREDK
- a CDS encoding universal stress protein produces the protein MKTILIPVDFSDTNTNAIKYAADMGCDMPVKKIILLKSYYTSVYEQILPSPDYLLISPDDIENERQKIEVELKELMKKLKNRCHENIEIETVVSTEPIIRAIHDVVEDQHPDLMIVGGDMGHELSMIGEQVIEIAKSSSVKVLIIPPNCNYQKIEQALVPCDLEAVARLGVLQGLNTSHSWLNPKLMLLYVDPKNKHIGREEEFEASVKQLVNCYECKLHYSDDKNIVRGILNFAKEQSVQLIIALPGKHSFFYNLTHSSITEALSINATNPVLILK
- a CDS encoding alpha-amylase, giving the protein MENFTMLQFFEWYYPAGGRLWNQLKNDAQNLKKKGIDSVWLPPAYKAASGGYSAGYDVYDIYDLGEFDQKGTIPTKYGTKQEYLDAIAAAQKAQLKVYVDVVLNHMGGADEIEKVNARKVDPANRNEFISDVYEIGAYTKFTFPGRKGKYSKFIWDWQCFSGIDYDAYKKETAIFSIQNQYGEGWEDVLDDENGNYDYLMLSDIDTRNPSVRQELKNWGKWYFETAKFNGFRLDAIKHMDHGFYNEWLDYMRNEFKHEFFTVGEYWAFDLPKLLKYIEATEGRMSLFDAPLHDNIHQASKAGKDYDLTTIFDNTLVSANPERAVTLVENHDTQPLQSLEQPVDAWFKPLAYALILLREAGYPCVFYADMYGSKYTDKGGDGKEYSIELPIVAELETLLYVRKNLAYGTQRDYFDHPNCIGWTREGDTDHEDSGCAVVLSNSEDGYKEMEIGAGHAGKVFVDYLNKHDGEEVIITADGWAEFKVKAGTVSVWGIKK
- a CDS encoding helix-turn-helix domain-containing protein, which produces MPVSYSYTNFDDNDKELSNFAKALALPVRVAIIRIIIEHNNVVKREMLYEIPFNIETINKHVAELKNLGILKVYGIKGNVNYSIDESLFDQMAYRFSMLFKSARHLFVQHINSDYEVAEVTPAVNISNVMPTLSHFGLFISQQRNLLNITQPALAEKLGLETENLNQIERGEVAFNPEKLMLLANAFNIAPAVLKREYYSYRIAELVDESGCNESLLDSAKEKIHQMHAS